Proteins from a genomic interval of Sugiyamaella lignohabitans strain CBS 10342 chromosome C, complete sequence:
- a CDS encoding retrotransposon-derived protein PEG10 isoform 1: MQILLRSVPEATAQLWLQQPPDSLARLTPEGFFTFLTNLYHISPRHVLKARESELRNLRCSSLSQVPTYNTTHRALSSELGWNESQRIDGYLAGFTQPDLVRHTDDVDPEYDYDQLQRHFQAFALRLYDKRRTDTSSNANNNGSRSSASRSASRKLSSEERRRREKEKLCLYCASPDHAVAQCSVKPVSNSSSSQSSSFPKPSSKSSGSTSRSKVVTPSSRVHMITVKTEPVESASSDFPDSFHEQALSDHDLSDLNEDDFVDSPSSGSSSSATSNSSTLQSNAFYLSHLMFAEVPACVPHEFLEVSFGPITGSETSVQAHVDTGAQSSLIDYDFAARHNLGVISADLDLYAYNATAPFARTHFQVPLSINWQGKFYRVKFVVVPNCPYPMVLGAGFLKFPFEFNLFQPHPLQPLPPRAVTPTCGPFMPQAPVPSQPASFASCRSSYKPPHNQHKRSYKYKHRRSPHNSTPTSRIYLVTTVENVDPPSFIPSRILKVFDTVPTSLPPHRSELI; encoded by the coding sequence ATGCAGATCCTTCTTCGTTCAGTCCCTGAAGCCACCGCTCAACTATGGCTTCAGCAACCCCCTGATTCTCTAGCTCGCTTGACTCCTGAAGgttttttcacttttttGACTAATCTCTATCATATTTCTCCCCGACATGTTCTTAAGGCACGTGAGTCTGAACTCCGCAATCTACgttgttcttctttgtcACAAGTTCCTACTTACAACACGACTCACCGCGCATTATCTTCTGAACTTGGTTGGAATGAGAGTCAACGGATTGATGGCTACCTTGCTGGGTTTACTCAACCTGACTTGGTTCGTCACACCGATGATGTCGATCCCGAGTATGATTATGATCAACTTCAGCGTCACTTCCAAGCGTTCGCTTTGCGTCTTTATGACAAACGTCGTACTGACACCTCTTCCAATGCTAATAACAATGGTTCTCGTTCTTCTGCTTCACGCTCTGCATCTCGCAAACTCTCTTCTGAAGAGAGACGACGTCGCGAAAAAGAGAAGCTTTGCCTTTATTGCGCATCTCCAGACCATGCTGTAGCACAGTGTTCTGTTAAGCCTGTGTCTAATTCCTCGTCTTCCCAGTCTTCTTCCTTTCCTAAACCTTCGTCAAAATCTTCTGGTTCTACTTCTCGTTCCAAGGTTGTTACTCCTTCTTCTCGTGTTCACATGATCACAGTGAAAACTGAGCCTGTTGAATCCGCTTCTTCGGATTTCCCCGATTCATTCCATGAACAAGCTCTTTCAGATCATGATCTCTCCGATCttaatgaagatgattttgtCGATTCCCCCTCTTCTGGTTCCTCCAGTTCCGCCACTTCCAATTCTTCCACTCTTCAATCTAATGCCTTTTACTTATCCCACTTGATGTTCGCAGAAGTTCCTGCTTGTGTTCCTCATGAGTTTCTAGAAGTCTCTTTTGGCCCGATTACTGGATCTGAGACATCTGTTCAAGCACATGTCGATACTGGTGCACAATCTAGTCTTATTGATTATGATTTCGCAGCTCGCCATAATCTTGGTGTTATCTCTGCCGATCTTGATCTCTATGCCTATAATGCAACTGCCCCTTTTGCTCGAACTCATTTTCAGGTTCCGTTAAGTATCAATTGGCAAGGTAAATTTTATCGTGTTAAGTTTGTGGTTGTTCCTAATTGCCCATATCCCATGGTACTTGGTGCAGGGTTTCTTAAATTCCCTTTCGAATTTAATCTTTTCCAACCCCATCCACTTCAGCCATTACCTCCCCGCGCTGTCACTCCTACTTGTGGTCCCTTCATGCCACAAGCTCCTGTACCTTCTCAACCCGCTTCGTTTGCTTCCTGTCGGTCTTCTTACAAACCGCCTCATAATCAACACAAACGTAGTTATAAGTACAAACACCGTAGATCCCCTCACAATTCTACTCCTACTTCCCGGATTTACTTGGTTACTACTGTTGAAAACGTCGATCCCCCTTCTTTTATTCCTTCTCGGATTCTTAAGGTCTTTGATACTGTCCCCACTTCTTTGCCTCCTCATCGATCTGAATTGATATGA
- the FUS3 gene encoding mitogen-activated serine/threonine-protein kinase FUS3 (Mitogen-activated serine/threonine protein kinase involved in mating; phosphoactivated by Ste7p; substrates include Ste12p, Far1p, Bni1p, Sst2p; inhibits invasive growth during mating by phosphorylating Tec1p, promoting its; inhibits recruitment of Ste5p, Cdc42p-mediated asymmetry and mating morphogenesis; GO_component: GO:0005737 - cytoplasm [Evidence IEA,IEA]; GO_component: GO:0005737 - cytoplasm [Evidence IDA] [PMID 10233162]; GO_component: GO:0043332 - mating projection tip [Evidence IDA] [PMID 11781566]; GO_component: GO:0043332 - mating projection tip [Evidence IDA] [PMID 17952059]; GO_component: GO:0005739 - mitochondrion [Evidence IDA] [PMID 14576278]; GO_component: GO:0005739 - mitochondrion [Evidence IDA] [PMID 16823961]; GO_component: GO:0005634 - nucleus [Evidence IEA,IEA]; GO_component: GO:0005634 - nucleus [Evidence IDA] [PMID 10233162]; GO_component: GO:0005634 - nucleus [Evidence IDA] [PMID 18417610]; GO_component: GO:0042597 - periplasmic space [Evidence IEA,IEA]; GO_function: GO:0005524 - ATP binding [Evidence IEA,IEA]; GO_function: GO:0004707 - MAP kinase activity [Evidence IEA,IEA]; GO_function: GO:0004707 - MAP kinase activity [Evidence IDA] [PMID 15620357]; GO_function: GO:0004707 - MAP kinase activity [Evidence IDA] [PMID 8384702]; GO_function: GO:0016301 - kinase activity [Evidence IEA]; GO_function: GO:0000166 - nucleotide binding [Evidence IEA]; GO_function: GO:0004672 - protein kinase activity [Evidence IEA]; GO_function: GO:0004672 - protein kinase activity [Evidence IDA] [PMID 16319894]; GO_function: GO:0004674 - protein serine/threonine kinase activity [Evidence IEA,IEA]; GO_function: GO:0016740 - transferase activity [Evidence IEA]; GO_function: GO:0016772 - transferase activity, transferring phosphorus-containing groups [Evidence IEA]; GO_process: GO:0000165 - MAPK cascade [Evidence IEA,IEA]; GO_process: GO:0007049 - cell cycle [Evidence IEA]; GO_process: GO:0007050 - cell cycle arrest [Evidence IMP] [PMID 10049917]; GO_process: GO:0051301 - cell division [Evidence IEA]; GO_process: GO:0000746 - conjugation [Evidence IEA]; GO_process: GO:0001403 - invasive growth in response to glucose limitation [Evidence IMP] [PMID 10652102]; GO_process: GO:0001403 - invasive growth in response to glucose limitation [Evidence IMP] [PMID 15620357]; GO_process: GO:0001403 - invasive growth in response to glucose limitation [Evidence IMP] [PMID 8001818]; GO_process: GO:0007067 - mitotic nuclear division [Evidence IEA]; GO_process: GO:0043409 - negative regulation of MAPK cascade [Evidence IPI] [PMID 16424299]; GO_process: GO:0010526 - negative regulation of transposition, RNA-mediated [Evidence IMP] [PMID 9566871]; GO_process: GO:0000750 - pheromone-dependent signal transduction involved in conjugation with cellular fusion [Evidence IDA] [PMID 15620357]; GO_process: GO:0000750 - pheromone-dependent signal transduction involved in conjugation with cellular fusion [Evidence IDA] [PMID 8384702]; GO_process: GO:0016310 - phosphorylation [Evidence IEA]; GO_process: GO:0046827 - positive regulation of protein export from nucleus [Evidence IMP] [PMID 22588722]; GO_process: GO:0006468 - protein phosphorylation [Evidence IEA]; GO_process: GO:0006468 - protein phosphorylation [Evidence IDA] [PMID 16319894]; GO_process: GO:0006468 - protein phosphorylation [Evidence IDA] [PMID 22588722]; GO_process: GO:0006468 - protein phosphorylation [Evidence IDA] [PMID 8384702]): MPRPEPRKISFNVSDHYQILEVVGEGAYGIVCSAIHKPSGQKVAIKKIIPFDKSMFCLRTLREIKLLRHFNHENIISILDIQKPPAYDPFQEVYLIQELMETDMYRVIGSQTLSDDHCQYFIYQTLRALKAMHSANVLHRDLKPSNLLLNANCDLKVCDFGLARSAASTDDNFGFMTEYVATRWYRAPEIMLTFQEYTKAIDMWSVGCILAEMLSGRPLFPGKDYHHQLMLILDVLGTPTMEDYYAVKSRRAREYIRSLPFKKKTPFRALFPNANLLAVDLLDKMLAFNPSKRITVEEALKHPYLEQYHDPDDEPTATPIPQEFFDFDRKKDELTTEELKRMIYDEIMRPIDPRPN, translated from the coding sequence ATGCCTCGACCagaaccaagaaaaatctCGTTCAACGTATCAGACCACTATCAAATATTGGAAGTAGTCGGAGAAGGCGCGTATGGTATTGTGTGTTCGGCTATTCACAAACCTTCGGGACAAAAAGTAGCTATAAAGAAAATCATTCCATTCGACAAATCCATGTTTTGTTTAAGAACTCTACGAGAGATAAAACTGCTTCGACATTTCAACCACGAAAACATTATTTCTATTCTGGACATTCAAAAGCCACCTGCATATGATCCCTTTCAAGAAGTTTATCTGATCCAAGAGCTCATGGAAACTGATATGTACCGAGTCATTGGTTCTCAGACCTTGTCGGATGACCACTGTCAGTACTTTATCTACCAGACTCTACGTGCTCTCAAAGCTATGCATTCTGCCAATGTACTACATCGAGACCTGAAGCCCTCTAACCTTCTTCTCAACGCCAACTGCGACTTGAAAGTATGTGATTTCGGACTCGCTCGTTCTGCTGCGTCCACTGACGATAACTTCGGGTTCATGACTGAGTATGTTGCGACCCGTTGGTATCGAGCTCCAGAGATCATGCTCACCTTCCAGGAATACACAAAAGCAATTGACATGTGGTCAGTTGGCTGCATTTTGGCAGAGATGTTAAGCGGTCGCCCTCTCTTCCCCGGTAAAGATTACCATCACCAGCTGATGCTCATATTGGATGTCCTAGGTACACCTACCATGGAAGACTACTATGCCGTGAAATCGCGACGTGCTCGAGAATACATCCGCTCACTGCcattcaagaagaagacgcCATTCCGAGCACTGTTCCCCAATGCCAACCTGCTAGCAGTAGATTTGCTCGACAAAATGCTCGCATTCAACCCCTCAAAGAGAATCACAGTCGAAGAAGCTCTCAAGCACCCCTACCTAGAACAGTACCACGACCCGGACGACGAGCCCACTGCTACACCTATCCCGCAGGAGTTCTTCGACTTCGACAGGAAAAAAGACGAGCTGACCACCGAGGAACTCAAACGCATGATCTACGACGAGATCATGCGACCCATCGATCCCCGTCCCAATTAA